A genomic window from Exiguobacterium acetylicum DSM 20416 includes:
- a CDS encoding NUDIX hydrolase → MDVISFGQKENNQRYITRPAIYAVMFNRQLDKIAIIQKNDGKYFLPGGGIDAHETHEDCIKREVLEETGLDIEIGAFIGRANRYFYSHNECTYYLGEGYFYICHADKKIKDSIEENHFLRWINPSKATEDLFHEHQRWAVRKVLEENL, encoded by the coding sequence ATGGATGTCATCTCCTTTGGTCAGAAAGAAAATAATCAACGCTACATAACAAGACCGGCTATCTATGCTGTAATGTTCAATCGTCAGTTAGACAAAATAGCTATCATTCAAAAAAATGACGGTAAATATTTTCTTCCAGGTGGCGGAATCGATGCACACGAAACGCACGAGGACTGTATTAAAAGAGAAGTTTTAGAAGAAACCGGACTGGATATCGAAATCGGTGCTTTTATCGGACGCGCAAATCGATATTTCTACTCTCACAATGAATGTACTTACTATTTGGGTGAAGGTTATTTTTATATCTGTCATGCGGATAAAAAAATAAAAGATTCCATTGAAGAAAACCACTTTTTAAGGTGGATTAATCCTTCTAAAGCAACAGAAGATTTATTCCACGAACATCAACGTTGGGCTGTTCGGAAAGTACTAGAGGAAAACCTCTGA
- a CDS encoding MarR family winged helix-turn-helix transcriptional regulator produces MISADFAKIYYQLHPRFEENLSHQSVRILQYIQFAVNPTIKQIAEAFRLSHNTTSEHVKKLDRLGYIEKKRNPEDQRQVTIGLTDMGDIIVRRHTELDPERLNQVLATMSKTDQQAIEQAFRLLREAADDCFSR; encoded by the coding sequence ATGATTTCAGCTGATTTTGCAAAAATTTATTATCAATTACATCCACGGTTCGAAGAAAACCTGTCTCACCAAAGTGTGCGTATTTTGCAATACATTCAATTTGCGGTGAATCCGACGATCAAGCAGATTGCCGAGGCATTTCGCCTCTCACATAATACGACGTCCGAGCACGTCAAAAAGTTGGACAGATTAGGCTATATCGAAAAAAAACGGAATCCAGAAGACCAACGCCAAGTGACGATTGGTTTGACAGACATGGGGGATATAATTGTTCGTCGTCATACGGAACTTGATCCTGAACGGTTAAATCAAGTCCTTGCTACGATGTCAAAAACAGACCAACAGGCGATTGAACAGGCGTTTCGATTGTTGCGGGAGGCGGCAGATGACTGCTTTTCTCGTTAA
- a CDS encoding ArsR/SmtB family transcription factor, giving the protein MNDRIPIRFSALGDATRLQLIEALRNGPRSVNELAEQLQLRQPQTSKHLKLLLDAELITVERQANRRLYSLRPEAFRELVIWSNSLAQMEARMHRLDAHLKQIQSNVKGDGTNEKGIEDFD; this is encoded by the coding sequence ATGAACGATCGGATACCAATACGATTCTCAGCACTCGGAGACGCGACACGGCTCCAACTGATCGAAGCGTTACGAAACGGTCCTCGCTCCGTCAATGAGTTAGCTGAACAATTACAGTTACGCCAACCGCAAACCTCGAAGCATTTGAAGCTGTTGCTTGACGCGGAACTGATCACTGTCGAACGACAGGCGAATCGTCGCTTGTACAGTCTTCGTCCAGAAGCGTTTCGAGAACTCGTCATATGGAGCAACTCGCTAGCGCAAATGGAGGCCCGCATGCATCGTTTAGACGCACATTTGAAGCAGATTCAGTCGAACGTGAAGGGAGACGGGACGAATGAAAAAGGAATTGAAGACTTCGATTGA
- a CDS encoding GNAT family N-acetyltransferase, whose translation MITLQTKRLTIHPCTANDVTRLQQQHYDNGPEVQHHLMSIASDPSLLYWGSWLVMTKDSQVIGDIGFKGKPDIRQAVEIGYGLLPAYLNQGFATEAVQALIEWAFEQTEVTGVLAKTESTNQASIRVLEKVGLMQVGSDERYIMWERIK comes from the coding sequence ATGATAACCCTTCAAACAAAGCGATTGACGATTCATCCATGTACAGCGAATGACGTGACACGTTTACAACAACAGCACTACGATAACGGACCGGAAGTTCAGCATCATTTGATGTCAATAGCGTCAGATCCCTCGCTACTATACTGGGGCAGCTGGCTCGTCATGACAAAGGATAGTCAAGTAATCGGGGATATCGGATTCAAGGGGAAGCCGGACATACGACAAGCGGTCGAAATCGGTTATGGTCTGTTACCAGCGTATCTCAATCAAGGGTTTGCGACGGAAGCAGTTCAAGCATTGATCGAATGGGCGTTCGAACAAACGGAAGTGACAGGAGTACTTGCGAAGACGGAGTCGACGAATCAAGCATCGATCCGAGTACTCGAAAAAGTGGGATTGATGCAGGTCGGGAGCGATGAGCGATATATCATGTGGGAACGTATAAAATGA
- a CDS encoding DUF3147 family protein, producing MTAFLVKVFSSALVIGLVTEVARRSPSLGGVLSALPVVSLISFAWLVKQGSERAELSTFLKSVLLGLPATFLLLAVLYGLIRLGIPIFYSILGATSLFIVCWYIQRYLQQWWQT from the coding sequence ATGACTGCTTTTCTCGTTAAGGTGTTTTCGAGCGCACTAGTCATTGGTCTTGTTACCGAAGTCGCCCGGCGTTCACCGTCACTGGGTGGTGTGTTGTCTGCATTGCCCGTCGTCAGTCTGATTAGCTTTGCCTGGCTCGTTAAACAGGGAAGTGAACGGGCAGAACTGAGTACATTCTTAAAGAGTGTGTTACTCGGATTACCAGCGACGTTCTTATTGCTTGCCGTCTTATATGGATTGATCCGCTTAGGGATTCCTATTTTTTACAGTATACTCGGTGCAACAAGTCTTTTTATCGTTTGTTGGTATATCCAACGTTACCTACAACAGTGGTGGCAAACATAA
- a CDS encoding NAD-dependent succinate-semialdehyde dehydrogenase — MIEKNLINGEWYDTTETIPVYDPATKELLGHVPASSAEDAQRSVDAASEAFVKWSNETADTRANLVDAWYRLINEHREELARIMTTEQGKPYVEALGEVDYGNQYVRWYAEEARRIYGETIPASVPGKRLFVEKEPVGVVAAITPWNFPAAMITRKLAPALAAGCTIVLKPSEETPFTALRLVELAEEAGIPKGVINVLTGDAATISGVWQADSRVRKITFTGSTAVGKLIMRQAADTMKKLSLELGGHAPFIVTENADLDKAVEGAMRSKFRNGGQACVATNRFYVQASVLDAFTEKFTAAVKQLQVGNGMDADSTVGPLINAKAVAKVKAHIDDAVAKGATILTGGTIDESVGYFVTPTVLANVTEDMLCMQEETFGPLAPISVFETLDEVIERANNTPYGLAAYAFSERIDEALMLGKRLEYGIVGLNDGAPSAAQAPFGGYKESGLGREGGVYGIEDYLEVKYLSLG, encoded by the coding sequence ATGATTGAAAAGAACTTAATTAATGGTGAATGGTACGATACGACAGAAACGATTCCGGTCTACGACCCAGCAACGAAAGAACTGCTCGGACATGTTCCTGCAAGTTCAGCGGAAGACGCACAACGTTCCGTTGACGCAGCGAGCGAAGCATTCGTCAAGTGGTCAAATGAAACAGCAGACACACGCGCGAATTTAGTCGATGCCTGGTATCGCTTGATCAACGAACACCGTGAGGAACTCGCTCGGATCATGACGACAGAACAAGGAAAGCCGTACGTCGAAGCACTCGGTGAAGTCGATTACGGAAATCAATACGTCCGTTGGTACGCTGAAGAAGCACGCCGGATTTACGGTGAAACGATTCCGGCTTCTGTTCCAGGAAAACGACTCTTCGTCGAAAAAGAACCAGTCGGTGTCGTCGCAGCGATCACACCATGGAACTTCCCGGCAGCGATGATCACACGTAAACTTGCACCGGCTCTTGCAGCGGGTTGTACAATTGTCCTTAAACCATCGGAAGAAACACCGTTTACGGCACTTCGCCTCGTTGAATTAGCAGAGGAAGCAGGTATCCCTAAAGGTGTCATCAACGTCCTAACAGGTGACGCGGCAACGATCAGTGGTGTCTGGCAAGCCGATTCTCGCGTCCGGAAGATCACGTTCACAGGTTCAACAGCCGTCGGGAAATTGATCATGCGTCAAGCAGCCGATACGATGAAAAAACTATCACTTGAACTCGGTGGTCACGCACCCTTCATCGTCACGGAAAATGCGGATCTCGATAAAGCCGTTGAAGGGGCAATGCGCTCAAAATTCCGGAACGGTGGACAAGCGTGTGTCGCGACGAACCGCTTCTACGTGCAAGCGTCTGTTCTTGACGCATTCACGGAAAAATTCACAGCAGCCGTCAAACAACTGCAAGTCGGTAACGGGATGGACGCTGACTCGACAGTTGGTCCATTGATTAATGCGAAAGCCGTCGCAAAAGTCAAAGCACACATCGATGACGCTGTCGCAAAAGGGGCAACGATCCTGACTGGTGGTACGATTGACGAATCGGTCGGCTACTTCGTCACTCCAACCGTGCTTGCGAATGTCACAGAAGACATGCTTTGCATGCAGGAAGAGACGTTTGGTCCGCTCGCACCGATCTCTGTCTTTGAGACACTTGATGAAGTCATCGAACGGGCGAACAACACGCCATACGGACTAGCGGCTTACGCGTTCTCTGAACGCATCGATGAAGCATTGATGCTCGGAAAACGACTCGAATACGGGATCGTCGGTCTGAACGATGGTGCGCCATCTGCAGCACAAGCCCCATTTGGTGGCTACAAAGAGAGTGGTCTTGGACGTGAAGGTGGCGTCTACGGCATCGAAGATTATCTCGAAGTCAAATACTTGTCGCTCGGTTAA
- a CDS encoding polysaccharide deacetylase family protein produces the protein MRRNWIIGGVALSLLLSGCGESEVSEKKSEKTRESQQKRQASQQAYIEKTIQRADRYAAQYDYDRAIKVLKPVRAKETNLKTEEYEQKKQALLPVTKPVPHLFFHSLIADPKQAFDGDRKEAGYDDYMVTQQEFERILDALYKNDYVLVRPTDLAKEANGKIVETPVRLPKGKHPLVLSQDDVNYYEYMEGDGFAKNLKVKDGKIVNTMVGKPDGAYDLVPIVDAFVQSHPDFSYKGAKGLLGITGYNGVLGYRSSYNQYGHNEKVETARKQAKQTAVALNKDGWQFASHTYGHIWVGKESVATIRADLKRYKQDVAPLIGKTPQLIYPYGSDVGDWHDYSGEKYRLLIDSGFRYFFNVDASQHAWKQIGPDYFRQARINVDGIRLRQAVAGKTSVLDPFFDAKEVFDSVRPERK, from the coding sequence ATGAGACGGAACTGGATCATTGGCGGTGTGGCGCTGAGTCTGCTACTAAGTGGATGTGGGGAAAGCGAAGTCAGCGAGAAAAAGTCGGAAAAAACACGAGAGTCACAGCAAAAAAGACAAGCTTCGCAACAGGCATACATAGAAAAGACGATACAGCGTGCTGATCGTTACGCTGCCCAGTACGATTATGACCGGGCGATCAAAGTGTTGAAACCCGTCCGCGCAAAAGAGACGAATCTGAAAACGGAAGAATACGAACAGAAAAAGCAGGCGCTCCTGCCTGTGACGAAACCTGTGCCACATCTCTTTTTCCATTCACTGATTGCTGATCCAAAACAAGCGTTTGACGGCGACCGCAAGGAGGCGGGATACGACGATTATATGGTGACGCAACAGGAGTTCGAACGAATTTTGGATGCATTGTATAAAAACGATTACGTACTCGTCCGACCGACGGATTTAGCAAAAGAAGCGAACGGAAAGATTGTCGAGACACCGGTTCGTTTACCAAAAGGAAAACATCCGCTCGTGCTCTCGCAGGATGACGTCAATTATTACGAATACATGGAAGGGGATGGATTTGCGAAGAATTTAAAAGTGAAGGATGGCAAAATCGTCAACACGATGGTCGGAAAGCCCGACGGCGCCTATGATCTCGTACCAATCGTCGATGCGTTCGTCCAGTCTCATCCTGACTTTTCGTATAAAGGCGCGAAAGGGTTGCTCGGCATCACAGGCTATAACGGAGTGCTCGGGTATCGTTCTTCTTACAATCAATATGGGCACAATGAAAAGGTCGAAACGGCACGAAAACAAGCGAAGCAGACCGCCGTCGCATTAAACAAGGACGGCTGGCAGTTCGCGAGTCATACGTACGGACATATTTGGGTCGGAAAAGAATCAGTCGCGACGATCCGCGCGGATCTTAAACGCTACAAACAGGACGTTGCCCCGCTGATTGGAAAAACGCCGCAACTGATTTATCCTTACGGCAGTGATGTCGGGGATTGGCACGATTATTCGGGTGAGAAATATCGTTTGCTCATCGATAGCGGGTTCCGGTATTTCTTCAATGTCGATGCGAGTCAACATGCGTGGAAGCAAATTGGTCCCGACTACTTCCGCCAAGCCCGGATCAACGTTGATGGGATTCGTTTACGCCAAGCCGTTGCTGGAAAGACGAGCGTACTCGATCCATTCTTTGATGCGAAAGAGGTCTTTGATTCAGTACGACCGGAACGGAAGTGA
- a CDS encoding DUF4362 domain-containing protein, protein MRKLCLVVCLLCLAGFGKYTMEEEKKNGDIIVQKDVTNRDRFESFLKKSTQGKSDQIRITAFTTEGDPILYDVKYDGKSYQYTSDSSRDQFGTTDDDRKNEICQQLNKTSDKKQSIYTLRKCAEEAEHELLRLPKQ, encoded by the coding sequence ATGCGAAAGCTCTGTCTTGTGGTATGTCTGCTTTGTTTAGCTGGTTTCGGAAAATATACGATGGAAGAGGAGAAGAAGAATGGCGACATCATTGTCCAGAAGGATGTTACGAACAGAGACCGATTCGAGTCCTTTTTGAAAAAGTCAACGCAAGGCAAATCGGATCAGATTCGCATCACGGCGTTTACGACTGAAGGAGACCCGATTTTGTATGATGTCAAGTATGATGGTAAGTCGTATCAATACACGTCCGATTCATCGCGTGATCAGTTCGGTACGACAGACGATGATCGTAAAAACGAAATCTGTCAGCAACTCAACAAGACAAGCGATAAGAAGCAGTCGATCTATACGTTACGTAAATGCGCTGAAGAAGCGGAACATGAGCTCCTGCGATTGCCAAAACAATAA
- a CDS encoding LysR family transcriptional regulator: MKTEWMEAFLVTAETGSLTKASEVLHMTQPALSKQIKSLESALDVSLLHRSAHGVTLTPAGEIVFEESRELIDRIDQMKRRIGTIDERTTLTLGSWPSVAMTYLPRHVSRQATAPDLKLKTAHTTIDLMQGLEERRYDAVLLDDRHHVHPYHTTHLYTENFLLYVHQDDERFTGCTSVAFEQIRDASFLSLPIDCDSTNILKDAFIERGAVYQSENEMEFGSSVLGFIRAGLGIALLPEIFQDGLSPEIKTLPVDGFDVVRELSLVSRDASHHAILLDLLGQSR; this comes from the coding sequence ATGAAGACCGAATGGATGGAGGCATTCCTCGTCACCGCGGAGACCGGCAGCCTGACGAAAGCAAGCGAAGTATTGCATATGACGCAACCGGCGTTAAGTAAACAAATCAAAAGTCTTGAGAGTGCGCTTGATGTCTCTTTGTTACACCGATCGGCACATGGTGTCACGTTGACGCCAGCAGGCGAAATCGTCTTTGAAGAGAGTCGTGAACTGATTGATCGGATCGATCAGATGAAACGACGGATCGGTACGATCGACGAACGGACGACCTTAACGCTCGGATCATGGCCAAGCGTCGCGATGACGTATCTCCCGCGTCACGTCTCGCGTCAAGCAACAGCACCAGATCTCAAGTTGAAGACGGCGCATACGACGATCGATTTGATGCAAGGTCTTGAAGAACGCCGATACGATGCTGTCTTACTCGACGATCGTCACCATGTCCATCCGTATCATACGACCCATTTGTATACGGAGAACTTTTTACTTTATGTCCATCAAGACGATGAACGATTCACAGGCTGTACGTCTGTGGCGTTTGAGCAAATTCGTGACGCCTCTTTCTTGTCGCTTCCGATCGATTGCGATTCGACGAACATCCTAAAGGACGCGTTCATCGAGCGAGGTGCTGTCTATCAATCAGAAAACGAGATGGAATTCGGATCAAGCGTCCTCGGTTTCATCCGTGCAGGACTTGGTATCGCTCTATTGCCGGAGATTTTCCAAGATGGACTGTCCCCTGAAATCAAGACGTTACCGGTCGACGGGTTTGATGTCGTCCGCGAATTGTCACTCGTCTCACGAGACGCCTCCCATCATGCGATCCTGCTTGATTTACTCGGTCAGTCGCGCTGA
- a CDS encoding SDR family NAD(P)-dependent oxidoreductase: MYLPSFSLTDQTFLITGAGRGIGRALAIGMAEAGANIILVARTERDLKETAQEIERLGRTAYIFPCDITDRKQVVETVTRAYEQVPQIDGLVNNAGMNIRSKALDVTEDEWETIQQTNLKSAFFFAQEVGKRMQETGGSILNIASVAGHVALRTGVVYATTKAAMIQMTKVLALEWGPRNIRVNAIGPWYFKTPLTEPLLKDSTYLQEIVDVTPLGRVGELEELVGPAVFLSSAAARYVTGQTLYVDGGMTIKGF, translated from the coding sequence ATGTATCTTCCAAGTTTTTCGTTAACTGATCAGACGTTTCTCATCACAGGAGCTGGGCGAGGCATCGGACGCGCGCTCGCCATCGGGATGGCAGAAGCCGGTGCGAACATCATTCTCGTCGCGCGGACGGAACGGGATTTGAAGGAGACGGCACAAGAAATCGAACGACTCGGTCGAACGGCTTACATATTCCCGTGCGACATCACTGACCGGAAACAAGTCGTCGAGACGGTGACTCGGGCTTATGAACAAGTGCCGCAGATCGACGGGCTCGTCAACAATGCTGGGATGAACATTCGTTCGAAGGCACTCGATGTAACAGAAGACGAGTGGGAAACGATCCAACAGACTAATCTGAAATCCGCTTTCTTTTTCGCTCAAGAAGTCGGTAAACGGATGCAGGAGACAGGTGGAAGCATTCTGAATATCGCCTCGGTTGCTGGTCACGTCGCCTTACGGACCGGCGTCGTATATGCGACGACGAAAGCAGCGATGATTCAGATGACGAAAGTACTGGCGCTTGAATGGGGACCACGAAACATTCGCGTCAATGCGATCGGACCGTGGTATTTTAAGACACCATTAACGGAACCATTGCTGAAAGATTCTACATACCTGCAAGAGATCGTTGACGTGACACCACTCGGGCGGGTCGGTGAATTAGAAGAACTGGTTGGACCAGCCGTCTTCTTATCGTCTGCCGCTGCCCGTTACGTGACCGGGCAAACGCTTTATGTCGATGGTGGGATGACGATTAAAGGTTTTTAA
- a CDS encoding SAM-dependent methyltransferase, with the protein MTEPQTIDTMEDILKMLDARLREPEPFWDKFYEDRTKPVPFFKNIPDENLVRYIEQGWLSPGDALDLGTGPGRNAIYLATHGFSVTGLDLSATALDWSTEQAQQAGAHVAFRKQDFLETTEQNTYDFIYDSGCFHHMAPHRRLTYVTRIKEMLRPGGYFGLTCFVAGGPLGGATLTDWEVYQENSLQGGLGYTKEWLLAIFDAFDVIELTEMKPVDNPEALFGHAGLWTGLFRLKD; encoded by the coding sequence ATGACAGAACCACAGACGATTGATACGATGGAGGATATTTTAAAGATGCTCGACGCGCGATTGCGTGAACCGGAACCATTTTGGGACAAATTTTATGAAGATCGTACGAAACCGGTTCCGTTTTTTAAGAACATCCCTGACGAGAACTTAGTTCGCTATATCGAACAGGGATGGCTCTCACCGGGTGACGCGTTAGATCTCGGGACAGGACCGGGACGTAACGCGATCTACCTCGCAACACACGGTTTTTCGGTGACGGGACTCGATCTTTCAGCAACCGCGTTAGACTGGTCAACAGAACAAGCACAACAGGCTGGAGCGCATGTTGCGTTTCGAAAACAAGATTTTCTAGAGACGACCGAACAGAATACATATGATTTCATTTACGATTCCGGCTGTTTTCATCATATGGCGCCACATCGACGTTTGACCTACGTGACGCGAATAAAAGAGATGTTGCGGCCAGGAGGATATTTCGGATTGACGTGTTTTGTTGCGGGCGGTCCGCTTGGCGGGGCGACGTTGACGGACTGGGAGGTCTATCAAGAAAACAGTCTCCAAGGCGGACTCGGCTATACGAAAGAGTGGTTACTCGCCATATTCGATGCATTCGACGTCATCGAACTAACGGAAATGAAACCCGTCGACAATCCAGAGGCATTATTTGGTCATGCTGGACTGTGGACTGGTCTGTTTCGATTAAAGGATTGA
- a CDS encoding SDR family NAD(P)-dependent oxidoreductase yields MSKRIALVTGGSRGAGRGIAYALGDAGMIVYVTGRSTNEQTTDHRSETIEETAAGVTVRGGLGIPIVCDHTSLDDIDRLIQQIQHRHGRIDLLVNCVFDGSESHLPSGTGRRFWERPPEHWDAMMSAGPKAYLWTIRAAMPLLQQSPAALVINLTSFAPDQVAGNLYYDLAMQTINRMTYVMAQELTQTNISVIALCPGFMRTERVVDAGFASATTESTTYIGRAVTALMADEDVRRYSGQAVFVADLAKTYQFTDQDGTQPLPF; encoded by the coding sequence ATGTCAAAACGTATTGCACTCGTCACTGGTGGCTCCCGTGGCGCCGGACGTGGCATCGCCTATGCCTTAGGTGACGCCGGAATGATCGTTTACGTCACGGGACGAAGTACGAATGAACAGACGACGGATCATCGAAGCGAAACGATCGAAGAGACGGCTGCTGGTGTCACGGTACGCGGCGGACTTGGCATCCCCATCGTTTGTGACCATACGAGTCTTGACGATATCGATCGTCTCATTCAGCAGATCCAGCACCGACATGGTCGAATCGATCTCCTCGTCAATTGTGTGTTCGATGGTTCGGAAAGCCATTTACCGTCTGGAACCGGACGACGGTTTTGGGAGCGACCACCGGAGCATTGGGACGCGATGATGTCTGCCGGACCAAAAGCGTATTTGTGGACGATTCGGGCCGCGATGCCATTACTGCAACAAAGTCCAGCCGCACTCGTCATCAATTTGACGTCATTCGCTCCAGATCAGGTTGCAGGAAACCTCTACTATGATTTGGCAATGCAAACAATTAATCGGATGACGTACGTCATGGCGCAAGAGCTGACTCAAACGAATATCTCTGTCATCGCGCTCTGCCCCGGTTTCATGCGAACGGAACGGGTTGTCGATGCCGGTTTCGCGAGTGCCACGACTGAATCGACGACCTATATCGGACGAGCCGTTACAGCGCTGATGGCGGATGAAGATGTTAGACGTTATTCTGGACAAGCCGTCTTCGTTGCCGATCTCGCGAAGACCTATCAATTTACGGATCAGGACGGAACGCAGCCACTACCGTTTTAA
- a CDS encoding helix-turn-helix transcriptional regulator translates to MKNKVREMREERGWSQGELAKRLNVSRQTVISIEKERYNPSLDLAFTLADLFERRIEEIFTPNRTSEEGTA, encoded by the coding sequence ATGAAAAATAAGGTCAGAGAGATGCGCGAAGAACGTGGCTGGTCGCAAGGCGAACTGGCAAAACGATTGAATGTGTCGCGTCAGACGGTCATTTCCATTGAAAAAGAGCGGTATAATCCGTCACTCGACCTCGCGTTTACACTAGCTGATCTATTTGAGCGGCGAATCGAAGAAATTTTTACACCGAATCGAACGAGCGAGGAGGGAACAGCATGA
- a CDS encoding carboxymuconolactone decarboxylase family protein has translation MTKIPLSQIGETPFQKLLGHNAKILNSWTMLERDLVEEGILSSDLKEQVRRTLAQSNGCAYCKAKGKPKKNIMDEKMILAIGFADLFLTVKGNIPDSIFSLMKETFTAQEISELCAFITFCTASQYFGAIMNLQPTDIPDSTYT, from the coding sequence ATGACAAAAATACCTTTATCCCAAATAGGAGAAACACCGTTTCAGAAATTATTAGGTCACAACGCCAAAATCTTAAATAGTTGGACGATGCTTGAAAGAGACTTGGTTGAAGAAGGAATCCTAAGTTCAGATTTGAAAGAACAAGTTCGAAGAACATTGGCACAATCAAATGGATGTGCCTATTGTAAGGCTAAAGGAAAGCCGAAGAAGAACATCATGGATGAAAAAATGATTTTAGCTATTGGATTTGCAGATCTCTTTTTAACGGTAAAGGGGAATATTCCTGATTCCATATTTTCATTGATGAAAGAAACATTTACTGCTCAAGAAATCAGCGAGTTATGTGCGTTCATTACGTTTTGTACAGCATCTCAATATTTTGGAGCAATCATGAATTTACAGCCAACAGATATCCCTGATTCGACTTATACTTAA
- a CDS encoding nucleotidyltransferase domain-containing protein, which translates to MQYPTTLGTKNGYIHNPTSAEAIPVRYRAVIRDVVAYVQTLSVFHGVYLYGSVAKGTARPFESDLDFTLILTEPLTEEEHMQLDKRTEHWLTDYPFVTKIDYDIGLLDNVIRDDEVLRWGVWLKSVNLFLAGENLQSRFPSLRPTRALGFALNSGVCEQLKTDLFLLETGQVALLHSKSIVKRIIRSTYHLILEDDQSFVHDLETLRPILLHYFPDEPRFLSLFTTYDTHQIISIEDVHYFVDWFMSRMPDESIL; encoded by the coding sequence ATGCAGTATCCAACGACATTGGGCACGAAAAATGGCTACATCCACAATCCGACTTCCGCTGAAGCGATTCCTGTCCGTTATCGTGCCGTGATTCGAGACGTCGTCGCCTATGTACAAACCTTATCCGTGTTTCATGGCGTGTACTTGTATGGAAGCGTCGCAAAAGGAACGGCGCGTCCCTTTGAATCCGACCTCGATTTTACACTGATTTTGACAGAGCCGTTGACGGAAGAAGAACACATGCAGTTAGATAAACGGACGGAACACTGGTTGACGGACTATCCATTCGTCACCAAAATCGATTATGACATCGGTCTGCTTGACAACGTCATACGGGACGACGAAGTTCTTCGCTGGGGCGTCTGGTTGAAATCCGTCAACTTGTTTTTGGCAGGCGAAAATCTCCAAAGTCGATTTCCATCCCTTCGTCCGACACGCGCTCTTGGCTTCGCGTTAAACAGTGGAGTATGTGAGCAGTTGAAAACGGATTTATTTCTCTTAGAAACCGGTCAGGTCGCTCTGCTTCATTCCAAATCGATCGTGAAACGGATTATTCGGAGCACCTATCACCTTATTCTAGAAGACGATCAAAGCTTCGTGCATGACCTAGAGACACTCCGCCCGATCCTGCTTCATTATTTCCCTGACGAACCGCGCTTTTTGTCACTGTTCACCACATACGATACACACCAAATCATTTCGATAGAGGATGTCCACTACTTTGTAGATTGGTTCATGTCTCGAATGCCGGACGAATCAATCCTTTAA
- a CDS encoding SRPBCC domain-containing protein: protein MKKELKTSIEGKTLRMEWTCEAPRDSVFAAFTEKEQLEAWWGPEGWETAIKTFEFQPGGMWHYCMRCVDPAQGDFYGMESWGKAIFRNIDAPNTYSHADYFSDASGVISEHLPGSENVTTFIDHGETTLIVFESTYETEEAVQEVLGMGMKEGFTSQLYRLDRLLAK from the coding sequence ATGAAAAAGGAATTGAAGACTTCGATTGAGGGGAAGACGCTACGAATGGAATGGACGTGTGAAGCGCCGCGAGATAGCGTCTTTGCCGCATTTACGGAAAAAGAACAGCTTGAAGCGTGGTGGGGACCGGAAGGCTGGGAGACAGCGATCAAGACGTTCGAATTTCAACCGGGTGGTATGTGGCATTATTGCATGCGCTGTGTTGATCCGGCGCAAGGTGACTTTTACGGCATGGAGTCGTGGGGGAAAGCGATTTTCAGAAACATCGATGCTCCGAACACGTATAGTCATGCCGATTACTTCTCAGACGCGTCAGGGGTGATCTCTGAACATTTACCAGGAAGCGAGAATGTCACGACATTCATTGATCATGGGGAGACGACGTTGATCGTCTTCGAGTCGACCTATGAGACAGAAGAAGCTGTGCAAGAAGTGCTCGGTATGGGGATGAAGGAGGGCTTTACGTCGCAACTGTATCGCCTCGATCGTCTATTAGCGAAATAG